Proteins from a single region of Streptococcus mitis:
- a CDS encoding phosphoribosylanthranilate isomerase yields MTKVKICGLSTKEALETAVSAGSDYIGFVFAPSKRQVTLDQAAELAKFIPVDVKKVGVFVSPSRAELLEAIDKVGLDLVQVHGQVADDLFENLPCASIQAVQVDGEGHVPNSQADYLLFDAPVAGSGQTFDWAQLDTTKLAQPFFIAGGLKEDNIVKAIQHFSPFAVDVSSGVETDGQKDHEKIRRFIERVKNGISRTK; encoded by the coding sequence TTGACAAAGGTTAAGATTTGTGGACTATCGACCAAAGAAGCGTTGGAAACAGCCGTATCAGCAGGATCAGACTATATCGGTTTTGTCTTCGCACCTAGTAAAAGACAAGTGACCTTGGATCAGGCTGCTGAGCTGGCAAAGTTTATTCCTGTAGATGTCAAAAAGGTTGGTGTATTTGTTTCACCAAGTCGGGCAGAACTGCTAGAAGCGATTGACAAAGTTGGCTTGGACTTGGTTCAAGTTCACGGTCAGGTGGCAGATGATTTGTTTGAGAATTTGCCTTGTGCCAGTATTCAGGCTGTGCAGGTGGATGGAGAGGGTCATGTGCCCAATTCTCAGGCAGACTATCTACTCTTTGATGCCCCTGTGGCAGGGAGTGGCCAGACCTTTGACTGGGCTCAACTGGATACGACAAAACTAGCTCAGCCCTTCTTTATCGCAGGTGGGCTTAAGGAAGACAATATAGTAAAAGCAATTCAGCACTTCTCTCCCTTTGCAGTAGATGTATCAAGCGGAGTGGAGACAGATGGACAAAAAGATCATGAAAAGATTAGAAGATTTATAGAGAGGGTAAAGAATGGCATATCAAGAACCAAATAA
- the trpB gene encoding tryptophan synthase subunit beta translates to MAYQEPNKDGFYGKFGGRFVPETLMTAVLELEKAYRESQADPSFQEELNQLLRQYVGRETPLYYAKNLTQHIGGAKIYLKREDLNHTGAHKINNALGQVLLAKRMGKKKIIAETGAGQHGVATATAAALFNMECTIYMGEEDVKRQALNVFRMELLGAKVEAVTDGSRVLKDAVNAALRSWVANIDDTHYILGSALGPHPFPEIVRDFQSVIGREAKQQYRDLTGQDLPDALVACVGGGSNAIGLFHPFVEDESVAMYGAEAAGLGVDTEHHAATLTKGRPGVLHGSLMDVLQDAHGQILEAFSISAGLDYPGIGPEHSHYHDIKRASYVPVTDEEALEGFQLLSRVEGIIPALESSHAIAFAVKLAKELGPDKSMIVCLSGRGDKDVVQVKDRLEADAAKKGEAHA, encoded by the coding sequence ATGGCATATCAAGAACCAAATAAAGATGGATTTTACGGAAAATTCGGCGGACGTTTCGTCCCAGAAACATTGATGACAGCAGTTTTGGAGTTGGAGAAGGCCTACCGTGAAAGTCAGGCAGACCCAAGTTTCCAAGAGGAATTAAACCAGCTCTTACGCCAGTATGTAGGACGTGAAACTCCTCTTTACTACGCAAAAAACTTGACCCAGCATATTGGAGGAGCCAAGATTTATCTTAAACGTGAAGACCTTAACCATACAGGGGCTCACAAGATTAACAATGCCTTAGGACAAGTTTTGCTTGCCAAACGCATGGGTAAAAAGAAAATTATCGCTGAAACAGGTGCTGGTCAGCACGGTGTGGCAACTGCAACTGCTGCAGCCCTCTTTAACATGGAATGTACTATCTACATGGGTGAGGAAGATGTCAAACGCCAAGCCCTCAATGTGTTCCGTATGGAGCTTTTGGGAGCCAAGGTTGAGGCAGTGACAGACGGTTCGCGCGTGCTCAAGGATGCGGTCAATGCAGCCCTTCGTTCATGGGTGGCTAATATCGATGATACCCACTATATCCTTGGCTCTGCCTTGGGACCTCATCCATTCCCAGAAATCGTTCGTGACTTCCAAAGTGTCATCGGTCGAGAGGCTAAACAACAGTACCGCGATTTGACAGGTCAAGATTTGCCAGATGCCCTAGTAGCCTGTGTTGGTGGTGGTTCTAATGCTATCGGGCTTTTCCATCCATTTGTAGAAGATGAGTCAGTAGCTATGTATGGAGCTGAAGCAGCAGGACTTGGTGTGGATACGGAGCACCACGCAGCGACTTTGACCAAGGGTCGTCCAGGTGTCCTCCACGGTTCTCTTATGGATGTGCTCCAAGATGCTCATGGTCAAATTCTTGAAGCCTTCTCTATCTCAGCAGGTTTGGACTATCCTGGTATCGGTCCAGAACACTCTCACTATCATGATATCAAACGTGCCAGCTATGTTCCTGTGACGGACGAGGAAGCCTTGGAAGGATTCCAACTCTTGTCTCGTGTGGAAGGGATTATCCCTGCCTTGGAATCTAGCCATGCTATCGCCTTTGCGGTGAAATTGGCCAAAGAACTCGGTCCAGACAAGTCCATGATTGTCTGCCTATCAGGTCGTGGGGACAAGGATGTGGTCCAAGTCAAAGACCGCTTGGAAGCAGATGCAGCAAAGAAGGGAGAAGCTCATGCCTAA
- the trpA gene encoding tryptophan synthase subunit alpha has translation MPKTLTEKLNAIKAAGKGIFVPYIMAGDHEKGLDGLAETIHFLEDLGVSAIEVGIPFSDPVADGPVIEEAGLRSLANGTSTQALVETLKTIQTEVPLVIMTYFNPLFQYGVEKFVKDLADTAVKGLIIPDLPHEHTNFVEPFLADTDIALIPLVSLTTGLERQKELIEGAEGFVYAVAINGVTGKSGNYRADLDKHLAQLHQVADIPVLTGFGVSSQADVERFNAVSDGVIVGSKIVKALHQGEPIEDFIKQAVAYQK, from the coding sequence ATGCCTAAGACACTAACAGAAAAATTGAACGCTATAAAAGCAGCTGGAAAAGGAATTTTTGTTCCCTATATCATGGCTGGAGACCACGAGAAAGGTTTGGATGGTCTAGCTGAAACAATCCACTTTTTAGAAGATTTGGGTGTCTCAGCTATTGAAGTGGGTATTCCCTTTTCAGACCCCGTAGCAGACGGACCTGTTATCGAAGAAGCGGGCTTGCGCAGTCTAGCTAACGGGACGTCTACTCAGGCTTTGGTTGAAACCTTAAAAACCATTCAAACAGAAGTTCCACTTGTCATTATGACCTACTTCAACCCCCTCTTTCAGTACGGTGTTGAAAAATTTGTCAAAGATTTGGCAGATACAGCCGTTAAGGGCTTGATTATCCCAGACCTGCCTCATGAGCATACCAACTTTGTAGAGCCCTTTTTGGCAGATACAGATATTGCCTTGATTCCCTTAGTTAGTTTGACAACAGGACTTGAGCGCCAAAAAGAGTTGATTGAAGGGGCAGAAGGATTTGTCTATGCCGTTGCCATCAATGGGGTGACAGGAAAATCAGGAAATTACCGTGCAGATTTGGACAAGCATTTGGCACAATTGCATCAAGTAGCCGACATCCCAGTCTTGACAGGTTTTGGTGTGTCTAGTCAAGCCGATGTAGAACGCTTTAATGCGGTGTCAGATGGCGTTATCGTTGGTTCGAAAATTGTAAAAGCTCTCCACCAAGGAGAGCCGATTGAGGACTTTATCAAACAAGCAGTAGCTTACCAAAAATAA
- a CDS encoding prepilin peptidase codes for MINIYFFLVGSILASFLGLVIDRFPEQSIISPASHCDSCQTPLRPLDLIPILSQVFNHFRCRYCKAPYPVWYALLELGLGLIFLLYSWELLSLSQVILITAGLTLGIYDFRHQEYPLLVWMTFHLILMASSGWNLVMVFFLALGILAHFIDIRMGAGDFLFLASCALAFSATELLILIQFASATGILAFLLQKKKERLPFVPFLLLAACVIIFGKLLLV; via the coding sequence ATGATTAATATTTATTTTTTTCTTGTCGGGAGCATTCTCGCTTCCTTTCTTGGTTTGGTCATTGACCGTTTTCCAGAGCAATCCATTATCAGCCCAGCCAGTCACTGCGATTCCTGTCAGACTCCCTTGCGTCCCTTAGATTTGATTCCGATTCTCTCACAGGTTTTTAATCACTTTCGCTGTCGCTACTGCAAGGCTCCTTATCCCGTCTGGTATGCCCTTTTGGAACTAGGCTTAGGACTCATATTTCTGCTTTACTCTTGGGAATTACTTTCCTTGAGTCAAGTCATCCTAATCACTGCGGGTTTGACCTTGGGTATCTACGACTTTCGCCATCAGGAATATCCCTTACTGGTCTGGATGACTTTCCACCTAATCCTCATGGCTTCCTCTGGCTGGAATCTGGTCATGGTCTTCTTCCTTGCCCTTGGAATTTTAGCTCATTTTATTGATATTCGCATGGGCGCAGGGGATTTTCTCTTTCTGGCTTCTTGTGCTCTCGCCTTTAGCGCGACCGAATTACTGATCTTGATTCAGTTCGCTTCTGCGACGGGCATCCTAGCCTTTCTCCTGCAAAAGAAAAAGGAAAGACTTCCTTTCGTGCCTTTCCTCTTACTTGCTGCTTGTGTGATTATTTTTGGTAAGCTACTGCTTGTTTGA
- a CDS encoding GNAT family N-acetyltransferase — translation MTIRFEEKVSTENAQLVCQWSNSLGKSFQEQWMGTMIPFPLTIQVLQDLDGIFSIFDGQEFVGLIQKIRLEDRNLHIGRFFINPQKQGQGLGGQALRKFVSLAFENEDIDTISLNVYEANQAAKHLYQKEGFEIVQMVEAPVRKYIMKKGR, via the coding sequence ATGACAATTCGTTTTGAAGAAAAGGTGAGCACAGAAAATGCTCAGCTCGTATGCCAATGGTCCAACTCCCTCGGCAAATCCTTTCAAGAACAATGGATGGGAACAATGATTCCTTTTCCCTTGACAATTCAAGTTTTGCAAGATTTGGATGGAATCTTTTCTATCTTTGATGGACAAGAGTTTGTCGGGCTAATCCAGAAAATCAGGCTAGAAGACAGGAATCTTCATATCGGGAGATTTTTTATCAACCCCCAGAAACAGGGACAAGGCTTAGGTGGGCAGGCTTTAAGGAAATTTGTTAGTTTGGCCTTTGAAAATGAAGACATAGATACTATTTCACTAAATGTCTACGAGGCAAATCAAGCAGCCAAGCACCTTTATCAAAAAGAAGGATTTGAAATCGTTCAAATGGTTGAAGCACCTGTACGAAAATACATCATGAAAAAGGGTAGATAG
- a CDS encoding CsbD family protein — translation MSVEEKLNQAKGSIKEGVGKAIGDEKMEKEGAAEKVVSKVKEVAEDAKDAVEGAIEGVKNMLSGDDK, via the coding sequence ATGTCAGTAGAAGAAAAATTAAATCAAGCTAAAGGTTCTATTAAAGAAGGTGTTGGGAAAGCCATCGGTGATGAAAAAATGGAAAAAGAAGGTGCAGCTGAAAAAGTTGTTTCTAAAGTAAAAGAAGTTGCTGAAGATGCCAAAGACGCTGTAGAAGGTGCTATCGAAGGTGTTAAAAACATGTTGAGTGGCGACGATAAATAA
- a CDS encoding Asp23/Gls24 family envelope stress response protein: MSNEKNINTNVEKKDATAVAHEIKGELTYEDKVIQKIIGLSLENVSGLLGIDGGFFSNLKEKIVNSDDVTSGVNVEVGKTQVAVDLNIIAEYQKNVPALYSEIREIISSEVAKMTDLEVVEINVNVVDIKTKEQHEADSVSLQDRVSDVAESTGEFASEQFEKAKSGLGSGFSTVQEKVSEGVEAVKGAATGVVSHENTRVN, from the coding sequence ATGTCAAACGAAAAAAACATTAACACTAACGTAGAAAAGAAAGATGCTACTGCTGTAGCTCACGAAATCAAAGGAGAACTTACTTACGAAGATAAAGTTATCCAAAAAATCATTGGTCTGTCACTAGAAAACGTTTCAGGTCTTTTGGGAATCGACGGTGGTTTCTTCTCAAATCTTAAAGAAAAAATCGTTAACAGCGATGACGTAACAAGTGGTGTTAACGTAGAAGTTGGTAAAACACAAGTTGCAGTTGACTTAAACATTATTGCTGAGTACCAAAAAAATGTTCCAGCTTTATATTCAGAAATCAGAGAAATCATATCTTCAGAAGTTGCTAAAATGACTGACTTGGAAGTTGTTGAAATCAACGTAAACGTTGTCGACATCAAAACTAAAGAACAACATGAAGCAGACTCAGTAAGCCTTCAAGATCGCGTATCTGACGTTGCTGAATCAACAGGAGAATTCGCTTCAGAACAATTCGAAAAAGCTAAATCTGGTCTTGGATCTGGTTTCTCAACTGTTCAAGAAAAAGTTAGCGAAGGCGTAGAAGCTGTTAAAGGTGCAGCAACTGGTGTAGTATCTCACGAAAACACTCGTGTAAACTAA
- a CDS encoding DUF2273 domain-containing protein — translation MEWLKQYRYPIIAGLIGVFLACLIISFGFFKTIFVLILGALGVAAGLYIEKNYIDK, via the coding sequence ATGGAATGGCTTAAACAATATCGATATCCAATAATCGCAGGTCTCATAGGCGTATTTCTCGCTTGTTTGATTATCTCCTTTGGCTTCTTCAAAACAATATTTGTATTGATTTTAGGAGCACTGGGAGTTGCAGCTGGATTATATATCGAAAAAAACTATATAGATAAATAA
- the amaP gene encoding alkaline shock response membrane anchor protein AmaP: MSKAKKICFIIFCILILTIFLPVLIDYHQVSDLGIQLFSWRQNHFVEFYLSRYIFWGIVALSTLVLLSMLVVLFYPKRYLEIQLKTKNDTLKLKNSAIEGFVRSLVSDHGLIKNPTVHVNLRKNKCFVHVEGKILPSDNIADRCQLIQNEITNGLKQFFGIERQVKLEVLVKDYQPKPKPQNKKTVSRVK, encoded by the coding sequence ATGTCAAAAGCAAAGAAAATATGTTTCATTATTTTCTGTATTTTAATCTTGACAATTTTCCTTCCTGTTTTGATAGATTATCATCAAGTTAGTGATCTAGGCATTCAGCTATTTAGCTGGAGACAGAATCATTTCGTTGAATTCTATCTCTCTAGATATATATTCTGGGGGATAGTGGCTCTATCAACTTTAGTTTTGTTATCGATGTTAGTTGTGTTGTTTTATCCTAAACGTTATTTGGAAATTCAACTTAAAACTAAAAACGATACACTAAAATTAAAGAATTCTGCAATCGAAGGTTTTGTTAGAAGTTTGGTGAGTGATCATGGATTGATCAAGAACCCAACTGTTCATGTAAATTTACGAAAAAATAAATGTTTCGTTCATGTAGAAGGTAAAATTCTTCCTTCGGACAACATCGCTGACAGATGCCAACTAATTCAAAATGAAATAACTAATGGATTGAAGCAGTTTTTTGGTATTGAGCGTCAGGTTAAACTAGAAGTTCTAGTAAAAGACTACCAGCCTAAACCAAAACCTCAAAACAAAAAGACTGTTAGTCGTGTGAAGTAA